A part of Acropora palmata chromosome 6, jaAcrPala1.3, whole genome shotgun sequence genomic DNA contains:
- the LOC141885089 gene encoding uncharacterized protein LOC141885089: protein MEDLEVLWKKLSFLSTKSQLKWNGTKNDLLKFLALHLGVQPKQFRASDNGICAVFKIQNITCNFYHKAKTLQIQGKEEADKLRKDLINLTSTWAHPVSETLNAFQENLDNDVQAREVITTGLVSPSDGSITINADNSLGGDSAKPPVSPNIDDLAKAENFIDSAYVEAILDGNKSQYSNLVKDIETDYDSQLSQLSLLLKEVFNELIDLKTSHAALLAANNEITSELTALRNDVTFHLQTQSQRLTETNDLRDSHAALLVATNEIANEEVNLRNDITSHFQKQSYILSDSQGWTSVGKNKRPIDIQNKFKALEVPDGEISPKSSDAKPDENSPLIINADRSTPMTLADQLAEYRLQHKQKFISQSTTAISESSTQPSIANSKDTALNSSKQVPVSTDKPTKACLIGDSLVKNIESRKLSRACRGKTKVECSRGAKIKDIHKKANEFLASGHIDGNTALIVHCGTNDLAVENEDAAATNLRMLINDLKPKTKSLAISAVTLRHDSAAVTARIINRFNRLTESICEQTNVCFIDNRNILAHHLNRSNLHLNSNGSKVLGSNLCRYLRRANLPPSGQELTTKLATGFRQDHSRVRKPLNHTKMWTNYLSQVRDMTNH, encoded by the coding sequence ATGGAGGATTTGGAAGTCCTTTGGAAGAAATTATCTTTCTTGTCTACAAAAAGTCAGCTCAAATGGAATGGTACTAAGAACGACCTACTTAAGTTTTTGGCCTTGCATTTGGGAGTTCAGCCTAAGCAATTTCGCGCAAGCGACAACGGAATTTGTGCTGTTTTCAAGATTCAAAATATCACTTGTAACTTCTACCACAAAGCGAAAACTCTACAAATTCAAGGAAAAGAAGAGGCAGACAAACTGAGGAAAGATTTAATTAATCTAACTTCAACTTGGGCACACCCGGTTAGCGAAACGTTGAACGCATTCCAAGAAAATCTAGATAACGATGTTCAAGCGAGAGAGGTGATAACTACGGGCCTTGTTTCGCCTAGTGATGGCTCAATTACAATTAATGCTGACAACAGCCTTGGAGGAGATTCTGCTAAACCTCCAGTTTCACCCAATATAGACGACCTAGCCAAAGCTGAAAACTTTATTGATAGCGCGTACGTGGAAGCCATTTTGGATGGTAACAAATCTCAATATTCAAATCTGGTCAAAGATATCGAAACTGATTACGACAGCCAATTAAGTCAATTGTCGCTGTTGTTAAAAGAAGTGTTTAACGAACTAATTGATCTGAAAACTTCTCATGCAGCTTTACTAGCggcaaacaatgaaataacaaGTGAATTGACCGCGCTACGAAATGACGTAACCTTTCACCTCCAGACCCAATCACAAAGATTAACGGAGACAAATGATCTGAGAGATTCTCATGCTGCATTATTGGTCGCAACCAACGAAATAGCCAATGAAGAAGTTAATCTTCGAAATGACATAACTTCTCACTTCCAGAAACAATCGTATATCTTGTCTGATTCCCAGGGGTGGACAAGTGTCGGTAAAAATAAAAGACCCATAGATATTCAAAATAAGTTCAAGGCGCTTGAGGTTCCTGACGGTGAAATATCGCCTAAATCATCAGACGCCAAACCTGATGAAAATTCGCCGCTGATAATCAATGCTGATCGTTCAACGCCTATGACCTTGGCTGATCAACTGGCAGAATATCGATTACAACACAAGCAAAAGTTCATTTCTCAGTCTACTACTGCAATCTCTGAATCATCCACTCAACCTTCCATTGCTAACTCTAAAGATACAGCTCTCAATTCATCAAAGCAGGTTCCTGTTAGTACCGACAAACCAACAAAAGCCTGCCTAATTGGTGACTCGCTAGTCAAAAATATAGAATCTAGGAAATTATCCCGTGCCTGCAGAGGGAAGACTAAAGTTGAATGTTCTCGAGGAGCCAAGATTAAAGATATCCACAAGAAAGCAAATGAGTTTCTTGCGTCCGGCCACATTGATGGGAACACGGCCTTAATCGTTCATTGTGGAACAAATGATTTAGCTGTTGAAAACGAAGACGCGGCTGCCACAAACCTGCGCATGCTAATAAATGACCTGAAACCTAAGACAAAGTCCCTGGCCATATCGGCTGTGACGTTAAGACATGACTCAGCTGCTGTCACCGCTCGTATAATAAACCGCTTTAACAGACTTACCGAATCTATTTGCGAGCAAACAAATGTATGTTTTATTGACAACAGGAATATATTGGCCCATCACCTCAACAGATCAAATCTACATCTCAACAGCAATGGGAGCAAAGTTCTTGGGAGCAACCTTTGTAGATACCTAAGACGAGCTAACTTGCCTCCCTCTGGCCAAGAATTGACAACAAAACTGGCAACGGGTTTTCGGCAGGACCACTCCCGAGTACGCAAACCTTTGAACCATACCAAGATGTGGACCAATTACTTGAGCCAAGTGAGAGACATGACAAATCACTGA